TATTTTGCGTATGGCGCGAACCAGCCAAGACCGGCTTCGGTGCGGCCGCGCGGGATATATTCACATCCCACCCAACCGTCGTAGCCCACCTCATCCAGCAGATTGAACAGATAGGTGTAATTAATCTCACCTTCATCCGGTTCGTGACGATGCGGTGCCGAGGCGATCTGGATATGACGATACCGCCCGGCATATTCGCGAATCAGATGAGTCAGATTGCCGTCCACCAGCTGCGCATGAAACAGATCGAGCTGGGTAAAGACGTTCGGACGATCGATACGCGCCATCATCGCCAGCGTTTGATACTGGCTGGAGTAGAGGTAGTTCGGCTTAGTGACGGGGTTCAGCGCTTCCAGCAGCAGGCGAATACCGTGCGGCGCGAAACGTTCCGCGGCGTAATGCATGTTCTGCACAAAAGTGGTTTCATAAGCGGCGCGATCGGCACCGTTTGGCACCGTTGCCGCCATGATATGCACCTGCTGACAATTGAGCGCCAGCGCATACTCCAGCGCCCGATCGATATCGGCGCGCGCCTCACCTTCACGTCCTGGGATCGCAGAAACGCCCCATTCGCCCGCCTGCACATTGCCTGCCGCGGTGTTGAACAGCACCAGCTCCAGCTGATGTTTCTCCAGCTCGGCTTTAATCATCTCGGCGGGAAAGTCATACGGGAACAGGAATTCGACGGCGCGGAAGCCGGCGTTTGCCGCGGCGGCAAAGCGTTCGATAAACGGCAGTTCGCCGAATTGGGTCGATAAGTTGGCTGCAAACTTAGGCATCAGTAGTTCCTCAATTCCGCCACTTCGCTATCGGTCAGATAACGAATCGGGCGGTCGCCGAGCGTAAACATCAAACGCGCGGTCTCTTCCAGTTCTTCAGTGTTATTAGCGGCTTCGCGCAAGGATTTACCCACCACTACCGGGCCGTGATTGGCCAGCAGGAAAGCGTTATAACGCGAGGCCAGAGTGGCCAAATCGTCCGCTAGCCGCTGATCGCCTGGTTTGTAATATGGCACCACCGGTACATCACCGACGCGCATTACCACGTACGGCGTGAAGGGGCGAATGCAGTTTTCGCTGTCGAGATCGCTCAGGCAGGAGAGCGCCGTCAAATAGTGGCTGTGCAGATGCACCACCGCTTTGCAGTTTGGATTGTTGAGATAGAGTGCGCGATGAAATGCCACCTCTTTTGAGGGCTTATCACCGGAAAGCCATTCGCCCTGTAGCGTCACTTTCGACAGGCGATCGGCCTGCAGCTCGCCGAGGCAGGAGCCGGTAGGCGTAGCTAACAGATTGCCATCCTCCAGCAGCAGCGACAGATTACCTGCCGAACCGGTGGCGTAACCGCGCTGGAAGAAGGACGCGCCGAGCTGGACCATCTCTTCGCGTGCTTGTTGTTCGGTCATCGTGAAAACTCCGTTTGTGCGCGGGCAAAGAACTGCTCGTCGCCAAAGTTGCCTGATTTCAGCGCCAGCGACAGCGGCTGCTGGATGTCACGCACCCACGGCACGCCCGGTGAAATCATCGGTCCAATATGGAACGCGGTGACGCCCAGGCTTTGCGCTACCACGCCCGAGGTTTCGCCGCCGGCGACGATAAAGCGCTGCCAGCCGCGCGCTTTGAGTTCGCGCGTGACGGCGGCAAACAGCTGCTCAACCGCTTCACTGCTGCGTGCCGCACCGTACTGCTGCTGAATAGCCTGTAGCTGCTGCGCATCGGCAGTGGCAAACAGCAACGGTGCCAGATCGGGCTGATGATGGGCGGCAACCCAATCGCATAGTTCCTGCGCATAGCCAGCAACATCGTCGAGGCAGCGTTCAACCCGCACTTCATGCGATGGCGCGTGCTGGCGATAGGCCTCTACCTGACGGTTGGTCATCTGCGAGCAGGATCCAGAAATCACCACCGCGCGCTCGCCCTGTGGACGACCGGCTTGTTCGGCATCGCGGTTCTGTTGCTGCGTCGCCCAGGCGCGGGCAATCCCAATCGCCAGACCTGAACCGCCGGTCACCAGACGCATCTCTTTCAGCGCCTCGCCCTGCGTCAGCAGATGCTGCTCGTGCAGCGCGTCCAGCACCACATAGTTGATGCCCTGCGCTTTCAGCGCATCGAGCTGCGTACGCACCGCATCGGCACCTTGATCCAGCTGTGCTGCATTGATTACCGCTGCCTGACCTTTGGCCTGACGCGTCATCAGGCGCACCAGATTACTGTCAGTCATTGGCGTCACCGGATGATGGCGCATGCCCGATTCGGACAGCAGCTGGTCGGCAACAAACAGATAGCCCTGATACACCGTACGACCGTTGACCGGCAGCGACGGCGAGATCACCGTTTGCGTTTCGCCTAGCGCCTGCAACAGCGCATCGGTCACCGGACCGATGTTGCCATGCTCGGTGCTGTCGAAAGTGGAGCAATATTTGAAATAGAAGCGATCGCAGCCCTGCTGTTGCAGCCACTGCAGCGCCGCCAGCGACTGATCGATGGCCTGCTGGGCCGGGCACGAGCGCGACTTCAGGCTGATAACAATCGCCTGCGCGCTTAACTCATCGTGACCTTCTGGCACGCCGTTGAACTGAATGGTCGGCAGACCGTTCTGTACCAGGAAGCTGGCAATGTCGGTGGCGCCAGTAAAGTCGTCCGCGATTACGCCTAAACGCATGATTACTGCTCCTTCGCCTGCGGCAGCGTAATGCCGCTGAAAATTTTGATTACCGCGCTGTCATCTTCACGACCGTGACCGGCATTGCTGGCTTCGGTAAACATGTTGAGCGCGGTGGACGCCAGCGGCAGCGGGAAGTGCAGCGACTTGGCGGTATCCGCCACCAGGTTGAGATCTTTGACGAAGATATCGACTGCAGATTTCGGCGAGTAATCGCCATCGACCACGTGACGCATGCGGTTTTCAAACATCCATGAGTTACCGGCGGCGTTGGTCACCACGTCGTACATGGTGTCGAGCGGAATACCGGCACGCGCGGCCAGCGCCATCGCTTCGGCGCCCACGGCAATGTGCACACCCGCCAGCAGCTGGTGAATGATTTTGACGGTGGAGCCCAGACCAATTTCGCTGCCCACGCGATAGACTTTCGCCGCCACCGCATCCAGCACCGGCT
The sequence above is drawn from the Pantoea nemavictus genome and encodes:
- a CDS encoding aldolase, whose translation is MTEQQAREEMVQLGASFFQRGYATGSAGNLSLLLEDGNLLATPTGSCLGELQADRLSKVTLQGEWLSGDKPSKEVAFHRALYLNNPNCKAVVHLHSHYLTALSCLSDLDSENCIRPFTPYVVMRVGDVPVVPYYKPGDQRLADDLATLASRYNAFLLANHGPVVVGKSLREAANNTEELEETARLMFTLGDRPIRYLTDSEVAELRNY
- the otnK gene encoding 3-oxo-tetronate kinase; translation: MRLGVIADDFTGATDIASFLVQNGLPTIQFNGVPEGHDELSAQAIVISLKSRSCPAQQAIDQSLAALQWLQQQGCDRFYFKYCSTFDSTEHGNIGPVTDALLQALGETQTVISPSLPVNGRTVYQGYLFVADQLLSESGMRHHPVTPMTDSNLVRLMTRQAKGQAAVINAAQLDQGADAVRTQLDALKAQGINYVVLDALHEQHLLTQGEALKEMRLVTGGSGLAIGIARAWATQQQNRDAEQAGRPQGERAVVISGSCSQMTNRQVEAYRQHAPSHEVRVERCLDDVAGYAQELCDWVAAHHQPDLAPLLFATADAQQLQAIQQQYGAARSSEAVEQLFAAVTRELKARGWQRFIVAGGETSGVVAQSLGVTAFHIGPMISPGVPWVRDIQQPLSLALKSGNFGDEQFFARAQTEFSR
- a CDS encoding HPr family phosphocarrier protein; the encoded protein is MPKFAANLSTQFGELPFIERFAAAANAGFRAVEFLFPYDFPAEMIKAELEKHQLELVLFNTAAGNVQAGEWGVSAIPGREGEARADIDRALEYALALNCQQVHIMAATVPNGADRAAYETTFVQNMHYAAERFAPHGIRLLLEALNPVTKPNYLYSSQYQTLAMMARIDRPNVFTQLDLFHAQLVDGNLTHLIREYAGRYRHIQIASAPHRHEPDEGEINYTYLFNLLDEVGYDGWVGCEYIPRGRTEAGLGWFAPYAK